In the Eptesicus fuscus isolate TK198812 chromosome 12, DD_ASM_mEF_20220401, whole genome shotgun sequence genome, one interval contains:
- the RIPOR3 gene encoding RIPOR family member 3, translating into MSVRVRFLSSGDAAAVGVVGRSASFAGFSSAQSRRIAKSIQRNSVRSRIPAKSSKMYGTLRKGSVCPDSKTQQVRKIFEALRRGLKEHLCVQQAELDYLSGRHKDTHRNSRLAFYYDLDKQTRSVERHIRKMEFHISKVDELYEGYCIQCRLRDGASNMQQAFSRCPPSRASRESLQELGRSLQECTEDMWLIEGALEVHLGEFHVRMKGLVGYARLCPGDQYEVLMRLGRQRWKLKGRIESDDSQTWDEEEKAFIPTLHENLEIKVTELRGLSSLAVGTVTCDITDFFTTRPQVIVVDITELGTIKLQLEVLWNPFDTESFLVSPSPTIKFSVGSRKSSLYNWTPPSTPSFRERYYLSVLQQPAQQALLLGSPRATSILSYLSDSDLRGPGLCSRSQELPEMDSFSSEDPRDTETSTSASTSDVGFLPLAIGPNTSTEEEAQEDSPSLGLLPEMVHLSGGAFVERPGWRNLGVESPNLPRGSPLHNHTMPGSQNDHDEGETGDRVDGPGVTLERPLQEVLDLLRCTDPAQPRLQELEYQVLSFRDRLKPRGGRREHSSAESLMECILESFAFLNADFAPHELSLFGGPQGPRKDRTRPPPPSLKESSRELTAGAPELDTLLTVHLRVCKALLQKLASPNLSRMVQESLLEEVAQQKQVLETLSMLDFEKVREATSVEEILPQAARRKGCLRLWRGCTEPGGVLACPAATLLNQLKKAFLHRVRGKYPGQLEIVCRRLLEQVVSCSGLLPGAGLPEEQTVTWFQFHSYLQRQSVSDLEKHFAQLTKEVTLVEELQCTGRAKAIRKLQGKRLGQLQPLPQTLRAWALLQLDGPPKVCRAASASLASAAKNKSFREKALLFYTNALTENDAKLQQAACMALKHLRGIESIDQIAGLCQSDLEAVRAAAREATLSFGEKGRFAFEKMDKLRLEQREEAFFQEADVEITIF; encoded by the exons AAAGTCCATCCAAAGGAACTCGGTGAGGTCCCGCATACCTGCCAAATCCTCCAAGATGTACGGCACGCTGCGGAAGGGGTCTGTTTGCCCGGACTCCAAGACGCAGCAAGTGCGGAAGATCTTCGAGGCGCTGAGGAGAGGCCTCAA GGAGCACCTGTGCGTCCAGCAGGCCGAGCTGGATTACCTGTCAGGACGCCACAAGGACACCCACAGGAATTCCAGGCTG GCTTTCTATTACGACCTTGACAAG CAAACGCGCTCTGTGGAGAGGCACATCCGGAAGATGGAATTTCACATCAGCAAG GTCGACGAGCTCTACGAGGGCTACTGCATCCAGTGCCGCCTGCGAGACGGCGCCTCCAACATGCAGCAGGCCTTCTCCCGGTGCCCGCCCAGCCGCGCCTCCCGGGAGAGCCTGCAGGAGCTGGGCCGGAGCCTGCAGGAGTGCACCGAG GACATGTGGCTCATAGAGGGGGCCCTGGAAGTCCACTTGGGCGAGTTCCACGTCAGGATGAAAG GCTTGGTGGGCTACGCACGCCTCTGTCCAGGAGACCAGTATGAG GTGCTCATGCGCCTGGGCCGCCAGCGCTGGAAGCTGAAGGGCCGAATCGAGTCTGACGACAGCCAGACCTGGGACGAGGAGGAGAAGGCCTTCATCCCCACCCTGCACGAGAACTTGGAGATCAAG GTGACAGAGCTGCGTGGCCTGAGCTCCCTGGCGGTGGGCACAGTGACGTGTGACATCACCGACTTCTTCACGACCCGGCCGCAGGTCATCGTGGTGGACATCACAGAGCTGGGCACCATCAAGCTGCAGCTGGAGGTGCTGTGGAA CCCGTTTGATACTGAGAGCTTCCTGGTGTCACCCAGCCCCACAATCAAGTTCTCTGTGGGCAGCAGGAAGAGCTCCTTGTACAACTGGACACCCCCGAGCACCCCCAGCTTCCGGGAGAGGTACTACCTG TCCGTCCTGCAGCAGCCAGCGCAGCAGGCCTTGCTGCTGGGCAGTCCAAGGGCCACCTCCATCCTCAGCTACCTGTCCGACAGCGACCTGCGGGGCCCTGGCCTGTGCAGCCGGAGTCAGGAGCTGCCTGAGATGGACTCCttcagctctgaggacccccgaGACACCGAGACCAGCACGTCAGCATCCACCTCGGACGTGGGGTTCCTGCCCTTGGCCATTGGCCCCAACACCTCCACTGAAGAGGAGGCTCAGGAggactccccatccctgggccTCCTGCCAGAGATGGTCCACCTGTCAGGAGGCGCATTTGTGGAGCGGCCTGGCTGGAGGAATTTGGGAGTCGAGAGCCCCAACCTGCCACGGGGCTCCCCACTCCACAACCATACGATGCCGGGCAGCCAGAACGACCACGATGAAGGAGAAACCGGGGACAGAGTGGATGGGCCTGGGGTGACCCTGGAGAGGCCCCTGCAGGAGGTCCTGGATTTACTGAGGTGCAcagaccccgcccagccccggcTCCAGGAGCTGGAGTACCAGGTCCTCAGCTTCAGGGACCGGCTGAAG CCCCGCGGAGGCCGCCGGGAGCACAGCTCGGCCGAGAGCCTGATGGAATGCATCCTGGAGAGCTTCGCCTTCCTCAACGCCGACTTTGCCCCCCACGAGCTGTCCCTTTTTGGGGGTCCCCAGGGTCCCCG AAAGGACAGGACCCGGCCCCCACCACCGTCACTGAAAGAGTCATCCAGGGAGCTCACGGCTGGTGCCCCCGAGCTGGACACGCTGCTCACGGTCCACCTCCGAGTCTGCAAGGCTCTGCTGCAG AAACTGGCCTCTCCTAATCTGTCGAGGATGGTCCAGGAGAGCCTTCTGGAAGAAGTTGCACAGCAAAAGCAGGTCCTGGAGACTCTGTCTATGCTGGATTTTGAGAAGGTCAGAGAGGCGACGTCTGTTGAAGAGA TCCTTCCGCAGGCCGCACGGAGGAagggctgcctgaggctgtgGAGAGGGTGCACGGAGCCCGGCGGGGTCCTGGCCTGCCCCGCCGCCACGCTACTGAACCAGCTCAAGAAAGCGTTCCTGCACAGAGTCAGGGGGAAGTACCCGGGACAACTGGAAATAG TGTGCCGCCGGCTCCTGGAGCAGGTGGTCAGCTGCAGCGGGCTGCTCCCCGGAGCCGGCCTCCCCGAGGAACAGACCGTCACCTGGTTCCAGTTTCACAGTTACCTGCAGAGGCAGAGTGTCTCGGACCTGGAGAAGCACTTTGCCCAGCTCACCAAGGAAG TAACCCTCGTGGAGGAGCTGCAGTGCACGGGGCGGGCCAAGGCCATCAGGAAGCTGCAGGGGAAGCGGCTGGgccagctccagcccctgccccagaccttACGGGCCTGGGCGCTGCTCCAGCTGGACGGGCCTCCAAAGGTGTGCAGGGCGGCCAGCGCGTCTCTGGCCAGCGCAGCCAAGAACAAGAGCTTTCGGGAAAAG GCTTTGCTTTTCTACACCAACGCCCTGACCGAGAATGATGCAAAACTCCAGCAAGCGGCATGCATGGCACTGAAACATCTCAGG GGCATCGAAAGCATTGATCAGATTGCTGGCCTGTGCCAATCTGACCTGGAGGCCGTGAGGGCAGCAGCCCGGGAAGCCACGCTGTCATTCG GTGAAAAAGGACGCTTTGCTTTTGAGAAAATGGACAAACTTCGCTTAGAACAAAGAGAAGAAGCCTTTTTCCAGGAGGCAGATGTTGaaatcacaatattttaa